One part of the Mycobacterium marinum genome encodes these proteins:
- a CDS encoding sulfotransferase domain-containing protein, producing MATRVGYHSWISDNRRWDALELREGDIVISAPSKCGVTLTQRLVSLLVFDGPQLPGPLAEVSPWLDRTVRPVNEVVAALNAQGHRRFIKTHTPLDGLVLDDRVTYIGVGRDPRDAAMSELFQWDNMNHANLNRRGSAAGDGQGDPTPIQAFRAWMEGPIMPPESPVAPPPSAIAPPPGPGFPPPHGGPGPMPPMAKHMGSLSNILHHFNTVWSRRQLPNVSMFHYTDYRADLVGELIRLAGVLGCSLGRDRAEELAQHATLNSMRARAAELAPESTEGIWRSNERFFRAGGSGEWQEFFDERVYRRYYDRINQLAAPDLLAWAHEGRRGCDPAGPVG from the coding sequence ATGGCCACCCGAGTCGGGTATCACTCGTGGATCAGCGACAACCGGCGTTGGGACGCGCTGGAGCTGCGCGAGGGCGACATCGTGATTTCGGCGCCGTCGAAGTGCGGCGTCACGTTGACCCAGCGCCTGGTGTCGCTGCTGGTCTTCGATGGACCGCAGTTGCCGGGGCCGCTGGCCGAGGTTTCGCCATGGCTGGATAGGACGGTCCGGCCGGTGAACGAGGTCGTTGCCGCCCTCAACGCGCAGGGCCACCGCCGATTCATCAAGACCCACACGCCGCTGGACGGCCTGGTGCTCGATGACCGGGTCACCTACATCGGCGTGGGCCGCGACCCGCGCGATGCCGCGATGTCGGAGCTTTTCCAGTGGGACAACATGAACCACGCCAACCTCAACCGGAGGGGGTCCGCCGCCGGCGATGGACAGGGTGATCCCACGCCCATCCAGGCCTTCCGGGCCTGGATGGAAGGGCCGATCATGCCCCCGGAAAGCCCGGTTGCACCCCCACCTTCGGCGATCGCGCCGCCCCCCGGCCCCGGTTTCCCGCCTCCGCACGGGGGGCCGGGCCCGATGCCGCCCATGGCCAAACACATGGGCTCGCTGTCCAACATCCTGCATCACTTCAACACGGTCTGGTCGCGACGTCAGCTGCCCAACGTGTCGATGTTCCATTACACCGACTACCGCGCCGACCTCGTGGGTGAGCTGATCCGCCTGGCGGGGGTCCTGGGCTGCTCCCTTGGCCGCGATCGTGCCGAGGAGCTCGCGCAGCATGCCACGCTGAACTCGATGCGTGCGCGCGCCGCCGAACTCGCCCCCGAGTCCACCGAAGGCATTTGGCGCAGCAACGAGCGCTTTTTCCGGGCCGGTGGTAGCGGCGAATGGCAGGAGTTCTTCGACGAGCGCGTCTATCGCCGCTACTACGATCGCATCAACCAGCTGGCCGCGCCGGATCTGCTGGCCTGGGCGCATGAGGGTCGCCGGGGCTGTGATCCCGCCGGGCCGGTGGGCTGA
- a CDS encoding class I SAM-dependent methyltransferase, with protein MQQMDFDALYRGESPRPGVAPMTTPPWDTKAPKENVIAWQAGGWVHGDVLDIGCGLGDNAIYLAAHGHPVTGLDISPTALITAARRADDAGVHVTFAVADSTKLDGYTDAFDTVIDSGMFHCLDDEGKRSYAAAVHRATRPGATLLMSCFCDANPPNEQQPRPAVPEQTLRDVLGGAGWEIAALDPVTVNRQLGGSDGQPIELAFWYVRARRQN; from the coding sequence CTGCAACAGATGGATTTTGATGCGCTGTACCGCGGCGAGAGCCCGCGCCCGGGCGTTGCGCCGATGACGACGCCCCCGTGGGATACCAAGGCTCCCAAAGAAAATGTCATCGCCTGGCAAGCCGGCGGCTGGGTGCACGGCGACGTGCTGGACATCGGTTGTGGGCTGGGCGACAACGCGATCTACCTGGCTGCGCACGGACACCCGGTGACCGGCCTGGACATTTCCCCGACCGCGCTGATCACCGCGGCGCGCCGAGCCGATGACGCGGGCGTGCACGTCACGTTCGCGGTGGCCGACTCCACCAAGCTGGACGGTTACACCGACGCCTTCGACACCGTGATCGACAGCGGCATGTTCCACTGCCTCGACGACGAGGGCAAGCGCAGCTATGCGGCCGCGGTGCACCGCGCCACCAGACCTGGCGCCACCCTGCTGATGAGTTGCTTCTGCGATGCCAACCCGCCCAACGAACAACAGCCGCGCCCGGCGGTGCCCGAGCAGACGCTGCGCGACGTGCTAGGCGGTGCGGGCTGGGAAATCGCGGCGCTGGATCCGGTCACGGTGAACCGCCAACTCGGTGGATCCGACGGGCAGCCCATCGAGCTGGCCTTCTGGTACGTCCGCGCGCGGCGGCAAAACTAG